A single region of the Candidatus Zixiibacteriota bacterium genome encodes:
- a CDS encoding ABC transporter substrate-binding protein: MKPRAILVFVFWTLFHADARSQEIVDIAHSALSASQAILFVTRDAGIFRKYNLEPRIIYIVGGPTNTAALISGSVDFNIFAGPASVAANLGGADTVLLMTFVNTLEHAVFTHPSITKPSDLRGKRIGIARPGSADHYAATVALRKWNLDPEKSVNLISIGGPPDRYLALQAGRVDAILIQPPLTTRAQKAGFQRLAALVDFGVDYVGTSLGTTRAVIRKKEELVRRVVSAFVEGIHFYKTNKEASLRTIARLMRTQDAEALEEAYSAYAVKFMARVPYPTTRGVEAVLEDLAKNNPKAKGADPRRFVEPRFLKELEDSGFISRLYGK, translated from the coding sequence GTGAAGCCGCGGGCCATCCTGGTGTTCGTCTTCTGGACGCTTTTCCATGCGGACGCGCGATCGCAGGAAATCGTCGACATCGCCCACAGCGCGCTCTCGGCATCCCAGGCGATCCTGTTCGTCACCCGGGACGCCGGCATCTTCAGGAAGTACAACCTCGAACCGCGCATCATTTACATCGTCGGCGGGCCCACCAACACGGCGGCCTTGATCTCGGGGAGCGTCGACTTCAACATCTTCGCCGGCCCGGCCTCGGTCGCCGCCAATCTCGGAGGCGCGGATACCGTGCTCCTCATGACGTTCGTGAACACCCTCGAGCACGCGGTCTTCACGCACCCGTCGATCACGAAACCCTCCGATCTCAGGGGCAAGCGGATCGGCATCGCCCGGCCCGGCTCGGCTGACCACTACGCGGCGACCGTCGCGTTGAGAAAATGGAATCTCGATCCGGAAAAATCGGTGAACCTCATCTCGATCGGCGGTCCACCCGACCGCTACCTGGCGCTCCAGGCCGGGCGCGTGGACGCTATCCTCATCCAGCCCCCGCTGACGACCCGGGCCCAGAAGGCAGGCTTTCAGCGGCTCGCCGCTCTCGTCGACTTCGGCGTCGACTACGTCGGTACCTCGCTCGGCACCACCCGCGCCGTGATCCGGAAGAAAGAAGAGCTGGTGCGCCGCGTGGTCTCGGCTTTCGTCGAGGGCATTCATTTCTACAAGACCAACAAGGAAGCGAGCCTCAGGACGATCGCCAGGCTCATGAGAACCCAGGACGCGGAGGCTCTGGAGGAAGCCTACAGCGCGTATGCCGTGAAGTTCATGGCGCGCGTTCCCTACCCGACCACCAGGGGAGTGGAAGCCGTGCTCGAGGACCTGGCCAAGAACAACCCGAAGGCCAAAGGCGCGGACCCCCGCCGATTCGTCGAGCCGCGATTCTTAAAGGAGCTCGAGGACAGCGGCTTCATCAGCCGGCTCTACGGGAAATAG
- a CDS encoding cupin domain-containing protein → MILSRNADVRALTVKTIEGKPMRGELLVKPLIKGDEMTLLEIHYEPGVGAPLHVHSHESLAYVVKGKVKMTVGQEEYILGPGDVCRHPQGVPHAVEGLENSIVVEIKSPAPEIASFLGT, encoded by the coding sequence ATGATTCTCTCACGAAACGCCGACGTGCGGGCTTTGACGGTCAAGACGATCGAAGGAAAGCCGATGCGAGGCGAGCTGCTCGTCAAGCCCCTGATCAAAGGCGACGAGATGACGCTTCTCGAAATCCACTACGAGCCCGGCGTCGGCGCCCCGCTTCACGTTCACTCCCACGAGTCGCTCGCCTATGTGGTCAAGGGCAAGGTCAAGATGACCGTGGGCCAGGAAGAATACATTCTGGGCCCGGGGGACGTCTGCCGCCATCCGCAGGGCGTGCCCCACGCAGTCGAGGGGCTGGAGAACTCGATCGTCGTCGAGATCAAGTCTCCGGCGCCCGAGATCGCGAGCTTCCTGGGCACTTGA
- a CDS encoding RNA-binding protein, with product MSNKLYVGGLPYSVTSDQLQEIFASHGTVESAAVIADKFTGQSRGFGFVEMSSGAEAQSAIQALNGTELEGRTLTVNEAKPLVRRDAGRDGRTHGNRSGRNRW from the coding sequence ATGAGTAACAAATTGTACGTCGGCGGTTTGCCGTACTCGGTAACGAGCGACCAGCTGCAGGAAATCTTCGCCAGCCACGGGACGGTGGAATCCGCCGCGGTGATCGCGGACAAGTTCACCGGCCAGTCTCGCGGCTTCGGCTTTGTCGAGATGAGCAGCGGCGCGGAGGCGCAAAGCGCCATCCAGGCGCTCAACGGAACGGAGCTCGAGGGACGCACGCTGACGGTCAACGAAGCGAAACCGCTGGTCCGGCGGGATGCCGGCCGCGACGGCCGGACCCACGGAAACCGCAGCGGGCGCAACCGCTGGTAG
- a CDS encoding DUF72 domain-containing protein, protein MGTDIRIGTCGYAYPGPPPKGWFGAFYPEGMPSRWDPLEYYARIFTTVEINSSFYGPPSERTAAAWASKTPRDFLFTLKLWQKFTHPSRIGHGSSAGSWEPVGPADVDKMRAALDPLQDAGKLGALVLQYPPSFDRAPQNLERLESTLSLFPYCPKAIELRHKSWSDELEKTREIVERHRAAWIVIDEPKFAASIRQPFEPVGSLFYFRAHGRNARTWWRHSESWERYDYCYSRAEIRQLAAKIANASSRPGLRASFVFFNNHARASAAANAVMMAQELGVPLRAMPPEAMLAQFPELIPGGSGVDLAGRRR, encoded by the coding sequence ATGGGAACCGATATTCGGATCGGCACCTGCGGATACGCCTATCCCGGCCCGCCTCCGAAGGGCTGGTTCGGCGCGTTTTATCCCGAAGGAATGCCGAGCCGCTGGGACCCTCTCGAATACTACGCGCGGATCTTCACGACCGTCGAGATCAACTCGAGCTTTTACGGGCCGCCTTCTGAGCGGACCGCCGCCGCCTGGGCGAGCAAGACCCCGCGCGATTTCCTTTTCACCCTGAAGCTCTGGCAGAAGTTCACGCACCCTTCGAGAATCGGGCACGGTTCGTCCGCCGGGTCCTGGGAGCCGGTCGGTCCGGCGGATGTCGACAAGATGCGCGCCGCCCTTGACCCCCTGCAGGACGCCGGCAAGCTCGGCGCGCTGGTTCTGCAATATCCTCCGAGCTTCGACCGGGCGCCGCAGAACCTGGAGCGCCTGGAGTCCACGCTCTCGCTGTTTCCATACTGTCCCAAGGCGATCGAGCTGCGCCACAAGAGCTGGAGCGACGAGCTGGAGAAGACCCGCGAGATCGTCGAGCGCCATCGCGCGGCCTGGATCGTAATCGACGAACCGAAGTTCGCCGCTTCGATCCGCCAGCCCTTCGAGCCGGTCGGTTCGTTGTTTTATTTTCGCGCCCACGGCCGCAACGCCAGGACATGGTGGCGCCACTCGGAAAGCTGGGAGCGCTACGACTACTGCTACTCGCGCGCCGAGATCCGCCAGCTCGCGGCGAAGATCGCAAACGCCTCGTCGCGCCCGGGCCTGCGCGCGTCCTTCGTGTTCTTCAACAACCACGCGCGCGCCAGCGCGGCGGCCAACGCCGTCATGATGGCGCAGGAGCTGGGCGTGCCGCTGAGGGCCATGCCTCCCGAGGCGATGCTCGCGCAATTCCCCGAGCTGATACCCGGCGGGAGCGGCGTTGACTTGGCCGGACGCCGCCGTTAG
- a CDS encoding AAA family ATPase, with translation MYLEYFGFRERPFSVTPDPGFYYENEIYREAFAGLRYGVEQGKGIVVLVGEVGTGKTMLLRRLMGALAEDVDVACVSGVSGQVGFHELLREIGGELGLGNMGEGWRAAWGCLREYLASRARRGRRVALLIDEAQELSEEALEGLCLLSNLETEKEKLLQMVLAGQPELEERLAGADMRQLRQRVALWLRLKSLGEAEVDSYIGMRLRRAGCGREALFDRGAVRAVWKYSRGVPRLINLLCDQALVTGYATTRQRVSRAMVEEAAVDLRLLPGAKKAAPADTQPSPTSLLSVEAGEGRREFPEFEATVAGRRRRGDRAALWSGTAAAVATAVAGAMLYPSFDSALSDLSRRLAQARVDRDAPLSVPPGASTLREAEHQAPVPAQREIPTESLSDSAAVAAPKDSTAERGAPARPFPADDKNDGSASAEDLARRAIANRAIEGVRVSVKDGIARLEGRVATERQKQAALRAVRAVPAVTSVIDRVAVESAPRVDLERGDERLEFEILKAIHARAVRGVEVSVTGSTAYLSGRVASDSQRAAAVSAAHGVSGIRKVHDRIAVGTERSALDVEPAR, from the coding sequence ATGTATCTGGAGTACTTCGGTTTTCGCGAGCGGCCGTTCAGCGTGACGCCGGACCCTGGGTTTTATTACGAGAACGAGATCTATCGGGAGGCGTTTGCGGGGTTGCGCTACGGAGTGGAGCAAGGCAAGGGGATCGTGGTGCTCGTGGGGGAGGTCGGGACGGGCAAGACGATGCTGTTGCGGCGGCTGATGGGAGCGCTGGCAGAGGACGTCGATGTGGCCTGCGTGAGCGGGGTGAGCGGCCAGGTCGGATTCCACGAGTTGTTGCGCGAGATAGGAGGGGAGCTTGGGTTGGGGAACATGGGCGAAGGGTGGAGGGCGGCATGGGGCTGTTTGCGGGAATATTTGGCGTCCCGGGCGCGCAGGGGTCGGCGGGTGGCGCTTTTGATCGACGAGGCGCAGGAGCTGAGCGAGGAGGCGTTGGAGGGGCTCTGCCTGCTGAGCAATCTCGAGACAGAAAAGGAAAAGCTCTTGCAGATGGTGCTGGCGGGACAGCCGGAGCTGGAGGAGCGGTTGGCGGGAGCGGACATGCGGCAGTTGCGGCAGCGGGTGGCGTTGTGGTTGCGGTTGAAATCCCTGGGAGAAGCGGAAGTCGACAGCTACATCGGCATGCGCCTCAGGCGGGCCGGGTGCGGGCGAGAAGCGCTTTTCGATCGGGGGGCGGTCCGCGCGGTGTGGAAATACAGCCGCGGGGTGCCGCGGCTGATCAACCTGCTTTGCGATCAGGCACTGGTCACCGGGTACGCCACAACGCGGCAGCGAGTGAGCCGGGCGATGGTGGAGGAGGCAGCCGTCGATCTTCGCCTGCTTCCCGGTGCGAAAAAAGCCGCTCCGGCCGACACGCAGCCGTCGCCAACCTCTCTTCTCTCCGTGGAGGCGGGGGAGGGAAGGAGGGAGTTCCCGGAATTCGAGGCGACGGTCGCCGGCCGGCGGCGGCGGGGAGACCGTGCGGCGCTCTGGAGCGGGACGGCTGCGGCGGTCGCGACCGCGGTCGCAGGCGCCATGCTCTATCCGAGCTTCGACTCCGCGCTCTCCGATCTCAGCCGGCGCCTGGCGCAGGCGAGAGTCGACCGCGACGCGCCGCTCTCTGTTCCGCCCGGCGCGAGCACGCTTCGGGAAGCGGAACACCAGGCCCCTGTTCCCGCCCAACGCGAGATCCCGACGGAGTCGCTGTCCGATTCTGCAGCCGTCGCGGCGCCGAAGGATTCAACTGCGGAACGTGGGGCCCCAGCCCGGCCTTTCCCGGCGGACGATAAAAACGATGGCTCGGCTTCCGCGGAGGACCTGGCGCGGCGCGCGATCGCGAACCGGGCGATCGAAGGGGTCAGGGTCTCCGTCAAGGACGGCATCGCCCGTCTCGAGGGGCGCGTGGCGACCGAACGCCAGAAGCAGGCGGCGCTGCGGGCGGTGCGCGCGGTGCCGGCTGTCACGTCGGTTATCGACCGGGTTGCCGTCGAATCCGCCCCGCGAGTCGACCTCGAGCGCGGAGACGAGCGGCTGGAATTCGAGATCCTCAAGGCGATCCATGCCCGGGCCGTCCGCGGTGTCGAGGTGTCGGTTACCGGGAGCACGGCTTACCTGAGCGGCCGGGTCGCATCCGACAGTCAGAGGGCCGCAGCCGTGAGCGCCGCCCATGGGGTATCCGGCATCCGCAAGGTGCACGACCGGATCGCGGTCGGCACCGAACGGTCGGCGCTCGACGTCGAGCCCGCGCGCTGA
- a CDS encoding CoA transferase has translation MSGALAGIRIIEMASYVTGPFAGQLLADMGAEVIKIEEPERGDPFRGWGDRNYSATFCSLNRNKKSVTLDLRRDEARAVALQLAARADVLIENFRPGTMDKRGLGYDHVREVNPEIIYCSISGFGQKGPYRDLPGYDTIGQARSGLLSLLTDPDRPQGMGISFSDHLTGIYACYGILAALVHRMATGKGQRVETSLLRASISFVGENAARYFETGHVPRRAHRTRTAGVFAFVDSEGRPFVLHMSSPDKFWRAMFQVAGRPEWADDPRFRDRKGRIENHDALSEMLQEIFRGGRREDWLQKLQAADVPAAPLNTLDEVFADPQVREYGFPVEVEHPRMGRVKMVGSAVDLSRTPPRIDRPPPVLGEHTEEVLKAHGYDDAAVADLRAKRVI, from the coding sequence ATGAGCGGAGCGCTCGCCGGGATACGGATCATCGAGATGGCAAGCTACGTAACGGGGCCTTTTGCCGGCCAGCTGTTGGCCGACATGGGCGCGGAGGTGATCAAGATCGAGGAACCCGAGCGCGGCGACCCGTTCCGGGGGTGGGGCGATCGCAACTACTCCGCGACGTTTTGCAGCCTCAACCGCAACAAGAAGAGCGTCACGCTCGACCTCCGGCGGGATGAGGCCCGTGCGGTGGCGCTCCAGCTCGCGGCGCGCGCGGACGTCCTCATCGAGAATTTCCGCCCCGGAACCATGGACAAGCGCGGCCTCGGTTACGACCACGTGCGCGAGGTCAATCCCGAGATCATCTATTGCTCGATTTCCGGGTTCGGGCAAAAGGGGCCGTACCGGGACCTGCCCGGCTACGACACGATCGGTCAGGCGCGAAGCGGGCTCCTCAGCCTGCTCACGGATCCGGACAGGCCTCAGGGTATGGGGATCTCGTTTTCCGATCACCTCACCGGGATCTACGCCTGTTACGGGATCCTCGCCGCCCTGGTGCATCGAATGGCGACCGGCAAAGGACAGCGGGTGGAGACGTCGTTGCTGCGCGCTTCGATCTCGTTCGTCGGCGAAAACGCCGCGCGCTATTTCGAGACCGGACACGTGCCGCGACGCGCTCACCGGACCAGGACCGCCGGAGTCTTCGCGTTTGTCGACTCCGAAGGGCGGCCGTTCGTCCTCCACATGTCCTCGCCGGACAAGTTCTGGCGCGCCATGTTTCAGGTGGCCGGCAGGCCGGAGTGGGCCGACGATCCCCGTTTTCGCGATCGCAAGGGCCGTATCGAAAACCACGACGCGTTGTCGGAGATGCTACAGGAGATCTTTCGCGGTGGCCGCCGGGAGGACTGGCTGCAGAAGCTCCAGGCCGCGGACGTTCCCGCGGCCCCGCTCAACACGCTGGACGAGGTCTTCGCCGATCCCCAGGTGCGGGAGTACGGCTTTCCCGTGGAAGTCGAGCACCCGCGGATGGGCAGGGTAAAAATGGTTGGCAGCGCGGTCGACCTCAGCCGCACGCCGCCGCGTATCGACCGGCCGCCGCCCGTCCTGGGCGAGCACACCGAAGAAGTCCTCAAAGCGCACGGCTACGACGACGCCGCGGTCGCGGACCTTCGGGCCAAGCGGGTCATTTGA
- a CDS encoding hemerythrin domain-containing protein: MRHPSLIPLSHDHHHGLALALRCRKQALGQIRPAGAEGVRQRVREAREFYERNLVPHFCAEEKVLFPWLRARAADSGALIDRLVAEHRRLAAAFEALEETGDAARRLFDLGDLLERHIRAEERQLFPLYEKNVRGEEGDRIGGEIERALERGAKVSP; this comes from the coding sequence ATGCGTCATCCGAGCCTGATACCGCTCTCGCACGACCACCACCACGGTCTGGCGCTGGCGCTTCGCTGCCGCAAGCAGGCGCTCGGACAGATCCGCCCGGCGGGAGCCGAAGGGGTGCGGCAGCGGGTGCGGGAGGCGCGCGAGTTCTACGAGCGCAATCTCGTCCCTCATTTCTGCGCCGAGGAGAAGGTTTTGTTCCCCTGGCTGCGCGCGCGGGCGGCCGACAGCGGAGCCCTGATCGACCGGCTCGTCGCGGAGCACCGGCGACTCGCCGCCGCCTTCGAGGCGCTCGAGGAAACCGGCGACGCGGCCAGGCGCCTGTTCGACCTCGGAGACCTCCTCGAGCGGCACATCCGCGCGGAAGAACGCCAGCTTTTCCCGCTCTACGAAAAGAACGTCCGCGGGGAAGAGGGGGACAGGATCGGCGGGGAGATCGAAAGAGCGCTGGAACGCGGCGCGAAGGTCAGTCCATGA
- a CDS encoding deoxyhypusine synthase family protein — protein sequence MGLKFEELRSLDLRRCASAGDIVAAMRHCAFGARMLGEMATTLHQLILDRERPLVIYDGLPDSPLGRLLARFVERGWCRKILRPEQYARRASGKETVLVVGGFSERHADAVYRKPSRALFINQFDLARPGQIRDGYFPDAVFADPRLVLPVIDCALTEWLDGRRWSAGRLLASLGAYGGVASQVARAATALQRMVQDRDCLRFLTVSGAMTVGKMDLVICDMIEHGFIDAITSTGALMAHGLVSSIGLKHYKYDPSYDDTTLARHRLNRVTDTLEPETNLDSVEEVIGKVIEPIDGSRPISPAILNRHIGRYLARRFPRERGILKSAYQHGVPVFVPAFVDSELGNDLYIHNLKRRRRGRKPILIDHEIDSRELIRLVTGAKRFGIFTIGGGVPRNNVQNVAPLIEIINERLGAIYPERRFHYGIRICPDRPHFGHLSGCTYSENESWRKAAPDGVYAEVQADATQVWPFLVKFLMDNTAGSGRTARDGERRKKP from the coding sequence GTGGGGCTGAAATTCGAGGAGTTGAGATCGCTGGATCTGCGCCGATGCGCCAGCGCAGGAGATATCGTCGCCGCGATGCGCCACTGCGCCTTCGGAGCGCGCATGCTGGGAGAGATGGCGACGACTCTGCACCAGTTGATCCTCGACCGCGAGCGGCCTCTGGTGATCTACGACGGCCTGCCGGATTCCCCCCTGGGCCGTCTTCTCGCGCGCTTCGTCGAGCGCGGCTGGTGCCGCAAGATCCTCCGGCCCGAACAGTACGCCCGGCGCGCAAGCGGCAAGGAGACGGTGCTGGTGGTCGGCGGATTCTCTGAACGGCACGCCGACGCGGTCTACCGCAAGCCCTCGCGCGCGCTGTTCATCAATCAGTTCGATCTCGCCCGCCCCGGCCAGATCCGGGACGGCTACTTTCCCGACGCGGTCTTCGCCGATCCGCGGCTGGTGCTTCCGGTGATCGACTGCGCGCTTACGGAATGGCTGGACGGGCGGCGCTGGTCGGCGGGTCGGCTGCTCGCGAGCCTCGGCGCCTACGGCGGCGTCGCTTCGCAGGTCGCTCGGGCGGCAACCGCGCTGCAGCGGATGGTGCAGGATCGCGACTGTCTCCGCTTCCTGACCGTCAGCGGAGCGATGACGGTCGGCAAGATGGACCTGGTGATCTGCGACATGATCGAGCACGGTTTCATCGACGCGATCACCTCCACGGGCGCGCTCATGGCTCACGGCCTGGTGTCGTCGATCGGGCTCAAGCACTACAAGTACGATCCGTCCTACGACGACACGACGCTGGCGCGCCACCGCCTGAATCGCGTGACCGACACCCTGGAACCGGAAACCAACCTCGACAGCGTCGAAGAGGTGATCGGCAAGGTGATCGAGCCGATCGACGGATCACGCCCGATCAGCCCCGCGATCCTGAACCGGCACATCGGGCGATACCTCGCGCGCCGGTTTCCGCGGGAGCGCGGCATCCTGAAGTCCGCCTACCAGCACGGCGTTCCGGTCTTCGTTCCCGCCTTCGTCGACTCGGAGCTGGGAAACGATCTCTACATCCACAACCTCAAGCGCCGCCGGCGCGGCCGCAAGCCGATCCTGATCGACCACGAGATCGACAGCAGGGAGCTGATTCGCCTGGTGACCGGGGCGAAGCGATTCGGCATCTTCACGATCGGCGGCGGCGTGCCGCGCAACAACGTCCAGAACGTCGCCCCCTTGATCGAGATCATCAACGAGCGGCTGGGAGCGATCTATCCGGAGCGCCGCTTCCACTACGGCATTCGCATCTGCCCCGACCGGCCGCACTTCGGCCATCTGTCAGGGTGCACCTATTCGGAAAACGAGTCCTGGCGCAAGGCGGCGCCCGACGGCGTCTACGCGGAGGTGCAGGCGGACGCGACGCAGGTGTGGCCGTTTCTCGTGAAATTTCTGATGGACAACACCGCGGGCTCCGGCCGGACCGCCCGCGACGGCGAAAGGAGGAAGAAACCGTGA
- a CDS encoding VTT domain-containing protein produces the protein MLFLLWRWTPLAAWIDPAAIAAWQESIRNDPAAAYVVVGAYVLASLAFVPATALTLATVMTFGPIAGNLYALAGWLVSAAVAFTIGRLAGREVLEGFTAPRLKSVIRHAARRGFLTVLVLRLLPVAPFTLVNLFVGAAGIRFADFFGASLLGRIPGWLALTFASVQLEAAFASGDPGPWVLLGLLAVVLPPAAAFVGRRLGLEDRLAPDRGSGGDTHP, from the coding sequence TTGCTCTTCCTGCTTTGGCGCTGGACCCCGCTCGCCGCCTGGATCGATCCCGCGGCAATCGCCGCGTGGCAGGAGTCGATCCGAAATGATCCGGCGGCCGCGTACGTGGTCGTCGGCGCCTACGTCCTCGCCAGCCTCGCGTTCGTTCCGGCGACGGCTCTGACCCTCGCGACCGTCATGACCTTCGGGCCGATCGCGGGAAATCTCTACGCGCTGGCCGGGTGGCTCGTCAGCGCCGCAGTCGCCTTTACCATCGGGCGGCTCGCGGGCCGGGAAGTGCTGGAGGGCTTTACCGCTCCGCGGTTGAAGTCCGTCATCCGCCACGCGGCACGCCGCGGCTTTCTCACGGTCCTCGTGCTCCGGCTGCTGCCTGTCGCGCCCTTTACCCTGGTGAACCTTTTCGTCGGCGCCGCCGGGATACGCTTCGCCGACTTTTTCGGCGCCAGCCTGCTGGGTCGCATTCCGGGCTGGCTCGCGCTTACCTTTGCCAGCGTCCAGCTCGAAGCCGCTTTTGCCTCCGGGGATCCCGGACCGTGGGTTCTTCTCGGGCTGCTCGCGGTCGTCCTGCCTCCGGCGGCCGCCTTCGTCGGCCGGCGCCTGGGTCTCGAAGATCGCCTTGCGCCGGACCGCGGCTCCGGCGGCGACACCCATCCTTGA
- the mdoH gene encoding glucans biosynthesis glucosyltransferase MdoH, whose amino-acid sequence MGSSDSRNRSDNLGVWRDGRAAERWLRCHGDSRRTGIEPWSLTSDGQRHGEPHSGERRKPRPISMPAIHRISISPPRMERNPIRRLWRALARATLRTPLEKPAAPEARPHWQRRVRRRRAMLALLISSQTVLASWSLTQTFPYPWLDRSELMLVTLFGVLFSWISLGFWTAVAGFATLWKHGTRTVTAGLERGSERAPLRSRTAVLMPICNENVERVFAGLEAVYRSLEATGEIDRFDFFVLSDTSDPDIQVEEELAWARACRRLGASGRLFYRHRRARIKRKSGNIADFLRRWGRDYDYMAVLDADSVMSGETIVRMARTMERNPRVGILQSLPATVNRESLFARVQQFANRAYGPMLAAGLYFWQLGESCYWGHNAILRIAPFIAHCGLPRLPGKPPLGGEILSHDFVEAALIGRGGWEVWLFCEPSGSYEETPPTLLDELKRDRRWCQGNLQHLKLLAGDGIRGGHRDVFLMGVMSYVSALLWFLFLVLCTAEITADALLPPSYFSPQPALFPLWPRWNPQWAIALVGTTAVLLLLPKLLALALIVRQRRADLFGGAAALCASVALEIVISMMLAPVRMWFHSKFVVATLLGRRIAWGSQRREDCEIGWGEALRYHGTSMLFSLLWIGIVTRVNTLYGWWLAPVAASLLLSATLSVYSSRVALGRRFRRWRLFVIPEESAPPPVLLDLEKTLAELQAQRADARGFARAVMDPYANALHLRLRGRAGSVPRPLNRGLLSKALRLGLETLTAAEKRRLLCDPGSMRALHALFTGRHGRRRPPGASVLAARASASAPSGEGDKLAG is encoded by the coding sequence TTCGCGCCGGACCGGCATCGAGCCATGGTCGCTCACGAGCGACGGCCAGCGCCACGGCGAACCGCACTCCGGGGAGCGAAGGAAACCCAGGCCGATCTCGATGCCGGCGATCCACCGGATATCGATTTCCCCGCCCCGGATGGAGAGAAACCCGATCCGGCGCCTGTGGCGCGCGCTCGCCCGTGCGACGCTCCGAACGCCGTTGGAGAAGCCGGCGGCGCCGGAGGCGAGACCCCACTGGCAGCGGCGCGTCCGGCGCCGGCGGGCCATGCTGGCGCTTCTGATCTCATCGCAGACGGTTCTCGCCAGCTGGTCGCTGACGCAGACCTTTCCCTATCCATGGCTCGACCGATCCGAGCTGATGCTCGTTACGCTTTTCGGTGTTCTGTTCTCCTGGATCTCGCTCGGCTTCTGGACGGCCGTTGCCGGCTTCGCCACGCTGTGGAAACACGGCACCCGGACGGTGACGGCGGGGCTCGAGCGCGGGAGCGAGCGGGCTCCGCTGCGCTCGCGAACGGCGGTTCTGATGCCGATTTGCAACGAAAACGTGGAGCGCGTTTTCGCGGGCCTGGAAGCCGTCTATCGCTCGCTCGAAGCCACGGGAGAGATCGACCGCTTCGACTTTTTCGTGCTCAGTGACACCTCGGATCCGGACATCCAGGTGGAGGAAGAGCTCGCCTGGGCCCGTGCGTGCCGCCGACTGGGAGCTTCCGGCCGCCTTTTCTACCGGCACCGCAGGGCCAGGATCAAGCGGAAGAGCGGCAACATCGCGGATTTCCTGCGCCGCTGGGGAAGGGATTACGACTACATGGCGGTCCTCGACGCGGACAGCGTGATGAGCGGCGAGACCATCGTCCGCATGGCGCGGACGATGGAGCGCAACCCGCGCGTCGGCATTCTCCAGTCGCTGCCCGCTACCGTTAACCGGGAATCGCTCTTCGCCCGCGTCCAGCAGTTCGCCAACCGGGCGTACGGGCCGATGCTCGCAGCCGGCCTTTATTTCTGGCAGCTCGGCGAAAGCTGCTATTGGGGCCACAACGCGATCCTGCGCATCGCGCCGTTCATCGCTCACTGCGGCCTGCCGCGCCTGCCGGGAAAGCCTCCGCTCGGCGGGGAAATCCTGAGCCACGACTTCGTCGAGGCCGCGCTGATCGGCCGTGGGGGCTGGGAAGTGTGGCTTTTCTGCGAGCCGTCCGGTAGCTACGAGGAAACGCCCCCCACATTGCTCGACGAGCTGAAGCGCGACCGGCGGTGGTGCCAGGGAAACCTGCAGCACCTGAAATTGCTGGCGGGCGACGGAATCCGGGGCGGACATCGCGACGTCTTCCTCATGGGCGTGATGTCCTACGTTTCGGCGCTGCTGTGGTTCCTGTTTCTCGTGCTGTGCACCGCCGAAATCACCGCCGACGCGCTCCTGCCGCCCAGCTACTTCTCGCCGCAGCCCGCGTTGTTTCCGCTCTGGCCCCGGTGGAATCCGCAGTGGGCGATCGCGCTGGTCGGCACGACCGCCGTGCTCCTGCTGCTCCCGAAGCTCCTCGCCCTCGCGCTGATCGTCCGGCAGCGCCGCGCCGATCTTTTCGGGGGAGCCGCGGCGCTTTGCGCCAGCGTGGCGCTGGAGATCGTGATCTCGATGATGCTCGCGCCGGTCCGGATGTGGTTCCACAGCAAGTTCGTCGTCGCCACGCTCCTCGGTCGCCGGATCGCGTGGGGGAGCCAGCGGCGCGAGGACTGCGAGATCGGCTGGGGGGAAGCCCTCCGCTACCACGGGACGTCGATGCTCTTTTCCCTTCTCTGGATCGGCATCGTGACGCGGGTAAATACGCTCTATGGCTGGTGGCTCGCGCCCGTAGCGGCCTCGCTGTTGCTCTCGGCGACGCTCTCCGTCTATTCGAGCCGCGTCGCCCTGGGCCGCCGCTTCAGGCGCTGGCGCCTGTTCGTGATTCCCGAAGAATCGGCGCCGCCGCCCGTTCTGCTCGACCTCGAGAAGACTCTGGCGGAGCTGCAAGCGCAGCGGGCCGATGCCCGCGGATTCGCCCGTGCCGTCATGGATCCGTACGCCAACGCCCTTCACCTCCGTCTTCGCGGCCGGGCGGGAAGCGTTCCGCGGCCGCTGAATCGGGGACTGCTGTCGAAAGCGCTCAGGCTGGGACTGGAGACGCTTACCGCGGCCGAGAAAAGAAGGCTGCTTTGCGACCCGGGGAGCATGCGCGCCCTGCACGCGCTCTTCACCGGCCGCCACGGTCGACGCCGCCCGCCGGGAGCTTCGGTGCTTGCGGCGCGGGCCAGCGCGAGCGCTCCGTCCGGGGAGGGCGACAAGCTCGCCGGGTGA